The following proteins are co-located in the Candidatus Binatus sp. genome:
- a CDS encoding glyoxalase superfamily protein, protein MDLLSADNVMKIVPVIRSSDLQRSLHFYTEVLDFERKWPGQEDRMMANGVIDLVRDGAELQLSRHSGDGVFGSVN, encoded by the coding sequence ATGGACTTGCTGTCCGCGGACAATGTCATGAAGATTGTGCCGGTGATCAGGTCGAGCGATTTGCAACGATCATTACATTTCTACACCGAAGTTCTCGACTTCGAGCGCAAGTGGCCTGGACAGGAAGACCGGATGATGGCCAACGGAGTCATTGACCTCGTTCGTGATGGGGCTGAGCTACAGCTTTCGCGTCATTCCGGAGACGGCGTCTTCGGCTCCGTCAACC